Proteins from a genomic interval of Coccinella septempunctata chromosome 2, icCocSept1.1, whole genome shotgun sequence:
- the LOC123307224 gene encoding mothers against decapentaplegic homolog 4, protein MSGIGTNAPSSADACLSIVHSLMCHRQGGENEGFAKRAVESLVKKLKEKRDELDSLITAITTSGAHPSKCVTIQRTLDGRLQVAGRKGFPHVIYARIWRWSDLHKNELKHVKHCQFAFDLKCDSVCVNPYHYERVVSPGIDLCGLTLQSGAPRMVKDEYTVGPVPGSSMEVDNEINKNAPQTIQHHPFQQNFQMNALPAPPTSDTNPIYNSPTRSLQGNKMEKNTDNRNTQWLPHMQMGHMGGSVFTQINTSQQNSPGSTTLHLVSGHNNHQIYTTAETNIVPENKPMVQNITGNNSPIVPSRINHDGNSNNSPIQVGNMGNVQDNQQQQNVSMAQPMTGTENNWSGTNTLIYTQSMQPPEKRTNFWNNGQMENGVNMGGLLSSQPPPEYWCSVAYFELDIQVGETFKVLSSCPSVTTDGYVDPSGGNRFCLGALSNVHRTEQSERARLHIGKGVQLDLRGEGDVWLRCLSDHPVFVQSYYLDREAGRQPGDAVHKIFPSAYIKVFDLRQCHHQMTSQAATARAAAAAQAAAVAGHIPGPHSVGGIAPAISLSAATGIGVDDLRKLCILRLSFVKGWGPDYPRQSIKETPCWIEVHLHRALQLLDEVLHTMPIDGPRGIE, encoded by the exons atgtctGGAATTGGTACAAATGCACCATCGTCTGCTGATGCATGTCTAAGTATTGTACACAGTTTAATGTGTCACAGACAGGGGggtgaaaatgaaggttttgcTAAAAGAGCAGTCGAGTCTcttgtaaaaaaattgaaagaaaaacgaGATGAGCTTGATTCTCTCATCACAGCAATAACGACCAGTGGTGCTCACCCAAGCAAATGTGTAACCATTCAAAGAACACTGGATGGGAGACTTCAG GTGGCTGGAAGGAAAGGATTTCCTCATGTTATTTACGCCAGAATTTGGAGATGGAGTGATTTGCATAAAAACGAGTTGAAGCATGTGAAACATTGTCAGTTTGCGTTTGACCTAAAATGTGATTCAGTGTGTGTAAATCCCTATCACTATGAGAGGGTGGTTTCCCCTGGAATTGATTTGTGCGGGCTTACATTACAGTCAG GAGCCCCCCGCATGGTGAAGGATGAATACACCGTTGGTCCCGTTCCTGGTTCAAGCATGGAGgttgataatgaaatcaacaagAATGCTCCTCAGACCATCCAGCATCATCCATTCCAGCAAAATTTCCAAATGAACGCTCTTCCAGCTCCTCCGACCTCAGACACCAACCCGATCTACAACTCTCCCACTCGTTCTTTGCAAGgaaataaaatggaaaaaaataccgATAACAGAAATACCCAATGGCTGCCTCACATGCAGATGGGACACATGGGCGGTTCAGTTTTCACACAGATCAACACTTCTCAGCAGAATTCTCCTGGGTCAACGACACTGCATCTGGTGTCCGGACATAACAATCACCAGATCTATACGACAGCTGAAACAAATATAGTCCCAGAAAACAAGCCAATGGTGCAAAACATAACAG gaaaCAATTCCCCAATCGTTCCTTCTAGGATCAACCATGACGGCAACTCCAACAATTCCCCCATACAGGTAGGAAATATGGGAAACGTCCAAGACAACCAACAGCAACAGAACGTTTCGATGGCACAACCCATGACTGGAACAGAGAACAATTGGAGCGGTACCAATACACTGATTTATACACAGTCGATGCAACCTCCCGAAAAAAGGACCAACTTCTGGAACAATGGCCAGATGGAGAATGGGGTCAACATGGGTGGACTCCTGTCTAGCCAGCCTCCTCCAGAATACTGGTGTTCAGTTGCTTATTTCGAGCTCGACATCCAGGTTGGGGAGACTTTTAAG GTCCTCTCCAGCTGCCCCAGCGTGACCACCGACGGCTACGTAGACCCATCGGGAGGGAACAGATTCTGCCTGGGTGCGCTCAGCAACGTACACAGGACCGAGCAGAGTGAGCGGGCACGCCTCCACATAGGGAAGGGCGTGCAGCTCGATCTCAGGGGAGAGGGTGACGTTTGGTTGCGGTGTCTTAGTGACCATCCTGTTTTCGTTCAAAGTTACTATTTGGACAGGGAGGCCGGCAGACAGCCCGGAGACGCGGTCCACAAGATATTCCCCTCGGCGTACATCAAGGTGTTCGATCTGCGACAGTGCCATCACCAGATGACGTCCCAGGCGGCGACGGCACGCGCGGCGGCCGCCGCGCAAGCCGCCGCAGTTGCGGGGCATATACCAG GACCCCATTCGGTCGGTGGAATAGCCCCGGCCATAAGCCTCTCCGCGGCCACAGGAATCGGCGTCGACGACCTGAGGAAGCTGTGCATCCTCCGACTGAGCTTCGTCAAGGGCTGGGGTCCCGACTACCCCAGACAGTCCATCAAAGAAACCCCGTGCTGGATCGAAGTGCACCTGCACAGGGCGCTGCAATTGTTGGACGAGGTGCTCCACACGATGCCCATAGATGGTCCCAGAGGAATCGAATGA
- the LOC123307590 gene encoding S-methyl-5'-thioadenosine phosphorylase — translation MAPSIKVGIIGGTGMDNPDILKNRTEKEVTTPFGYPSDKLILGEIGGVPCVLLARHGRKHNILPHQVNYRANIWALKQEGCTQIIVSTATGSLREDYKPGDLVILNNFIDNTHGRHQTFYDGSCNALEGICHIPMEPPYCEKLRQVIIKTAEKLGIFCHSSGTIIAVNGPRFSSKAESLMFRQWGADVISMTTCPEVVLAKEAGISYAGVALVTDYDCWKPNTEHVSHELVLKIFNDNIGKVVKLICASVENMMKEDWSQKIQENEEFVKKSIWT, via the exons ATGGCACCTTCAATCAAG GTTGGAATCATTGGTGGAACTGGCATGGATAATCCTGATATCCTAAAAAATAGGACAGAGAAGGAAGTGACCACGCCATTTGGTTATCCCTCTGATAAATTGATTTTGGGGGAAATTGGTGGAGTACCTTGTGTTCTGCTGGCCAGGCATGGTAGAAAGCACAATATTTTACCCCATCAAGTGAACTACCGAGCAAACATTTGGGCTTTGAAACAAGAAGGCTGTACACAAATTATAGTATCAACAGCTACTGGATCACTTCGAGAAGACTATAAGCCAGGGGACTTAgtcatattgaataatttcattgataA TACTCATGGAAGACATCAGACATTTTATGATGGCTCTTGTAATGCACTTGAAGGTATCTGCCATATCCCTATGGAACCTCCCTATTGTGAGAAGTTGCGGCAGGTTATCATCAAGACAGCTGAGAAGTTGGGTATTTTTTGTCATTCATCTGGTACTATAATTGCCGTAAATGGTCCCAGATTTTCTAGTAAGGCTGAGAGCCTTATGTTCAGGCAATGGGGTGCTGATGTTATTTCAATGACAACATGTCCAGAG GTAGTATTGGCCAAGGAAGCAGGCATCAGTTATGCTGGTGTAGCACTTGTAACTGATTATGATTGCTGGAAACCGAACACTGAACATGTTTCACATGAAttggttttgaagatttttaatGATAATATTGGAAAAGTAGTGAAACTTATCTGTGCTTCtgttgaaaatatgatgaaagaAGATTGGTCCCAAAAAATCCAAGAAAATGAG GAGTTTGTTAAGAAGAGTATCTGGACATAA